Proteins co-encoded in one Capsicum annuum cultivar UCD-10X-F1 chromosome 9, UCD10Xv1.1, whole genome shotgun sequence genomic window:
- the LOC124887066 gene encoding uncharacterized protein LOC124887066: MWNKYCKKLHPLLTKGYGASHAWKKIITARDEVEHNIWWQIKAGSSIFRYNSWTKQGALYYIEGDSFQHEELEVNNFSRNGEWDKQRLLSYFSEEMVDMILEYIKPTVEVYLNNKPWWMGNTSGSSLLSQPWRSLERKKRKGEILSSFGTRDYLLNTILYFGGREETMTHVLLTSPIAFKLWRKFAHFAAIIMWILWKRRNTIKHDGSTHLNGMVCQVQQVIKKLIKTTYPWIKLKGWTWEEVVDSMGTYRPKLHFQKVLWKKPDVLQLKCNIDGACRGNPGMSSYGFFIRDDTRNLVYARAKGLGMGTNAEAEAIAVKEALDFCYEKDFKNLIIETDSLGLRKMIIKQWKVPWQIVEIIEDIRIYIHLINATITHTFRKGNTVADSLANEMAVPSRVKDDRKILAPIHHGISCLQHPEKEEKKLGFRQHSDTIVAGILKRKERVLDTLCSNPI, translated from the exons ATGTGGAATAAATATTGCAAAAAGTTGCATCCTTTATTAACTAAAGGATATGGAGCCTCTCATGCATGGAAGAAAATCATTACTGCAAGAGATGAGGTGGAACATAACATTTGGTGGCAGATTAAAGCTGGAAGCTCAATCTTTAGGTATAATAGTTGGACTAAACAGGGTGCTTTGTATTATATTGAAGGAGACTCTTTTCAACATGAAGAGTTAGAGGTAAATAATTTTAGCAGAAATGGGGAATGGGACAAACAGAGGTTACTATCCTATTTTTCGGAGGAGATGGTGGACATGATATTGGAGTACATAAAGCCTACAGTAGAAGTTTATTTGAATAACAAGCCTTGGTGGATGGGGAATACAAGTGGAAGTTCACTGTTAAGTCAGCCTTGGAGAtcattagaaagaaaaaaaagaaaaggagagatTTTGAGTTCATTTGGAACAAGGGATTACCTTTTAAATACAATTTTATACTTTGGAGG GAGGGAGGAAACTATGACCCATGTTTTACTAACATCTCCTATAGCTTTCAAGCTTTGGAGAAAGTTTGCTCATTTTGCAG CCATAATCATGTGGATTTTATGGAAAAGgaggaacaccattaaacatgACGGTTCTACTCATTTGAATGGAATGGTTTGCCAGGTTCAGCAAGTGATTAAAAAGTTGATCAAAACAACATATCCATGGATTAAGCTGAAAGGATGGACATGGGAAGAAgtagtggacagtatgggtacaTATAGACCAAAATTACATTTTCAAAAGGTGTTATGGAAGAAACCAGATGTATTGCAATTAAAATGCAATATAGATGGTGCTTGCAGAGGAAACCCAGGGATGAGTTCATATGGTTTTTTCATTAGAGATGATACTAGAAATCTAGTGTATGCAAGAGCTAAAGGCCTAGGGATGGGCACTAATGCTGAAGCAGAAGCGATTGCAGTAAAAGAAGCTCTAGATTTCTGTTATGAGAAAGATTTCAAAAATCTTATCATTGAAACAGATTCTTTAGGCCTCAGAAAAATGATTATAAAGCAGTGGAAAGTCCCTTGGCAAATAGTGGAGATCATTGAAGATATCAGGatttacattcatcttataaatgCAACTATTACACATACCTTTAGGAAAGGTAATACTGTGGCAGACTCACTAGCAAATGAG ATGGCAGTACCTAGTAGGGTTAAAGATGATAGAAAGATATTAGCTCCAATTCACCATGGCATAAGCTGTTTACAACACCCAGAGAAGGAGGAAAAGAAGCTTGGATTCCGGCAGCACTCAGACACCATTGTTGCGGGCATAttgaagagaaaagaaagagtacTTGATACTCTTTGCTCAAATCCTATCTGA
- the LOC107842865 gene encoding probable glutathione S-transferase: protein MGDVKLLGLWYSPFVHRVEWALKIKGVEYEFIEENLQNKSPLLLESNPIHKKIPVFFHNGKPICESMVIVEYIDEAFEGPSILPKDPYDRAIARFWAKFLDDKLQAIGKTFFFKGEEQEKAKGEAYETLKVLDNEVKDKKFFVADKFGFADIAANFVGLWLGVFEEATGIVLVTREKFPNFCAWRDEYINCTQNKEYLPPRDELLAHFQARFQAAAAASK, encoded by the exons ATGGGAGATGTTAAGTTGCTTGGTCTATGGTATAGCCCTTTCGTTCACAGAGTTGAGTGGGCTTTAAAAATTAAGGGTGTGGAATATGAATTTATAGAAGAAAATCTACAAAATAAGAGCCCTCTGCTTCTTGAATCcaatccaattcataagaaaattcCTGTTTTCTTTCACAATGGGAAGCCCATTTGTGAGTCTATGGTGATTGTTGAATACATTGATGAAGCATTTGAGGGTCCTTCCATCTTGCCTAAAGATCCTTATGACCGAGCTATTGCTCGTTTCTGGGCTAAGTTTCTTGACGATAAG TTGCAAGCAATAGGGAAAACTTTCTTTTTCAAAGGAGAGGAACAAGAGAAAGCTAAAGGGGAAGCTTATGAGACATTGAAAGTTCTTGATAATGAGGTCAAGGATAAGAAGTTTTTTGTGGCTGACAAATTTGGATTTGCTGATATTGCTGCTAATTTTGTGGGACTTTGGCTGGGAGTTTTTGAAGAAGCAACTGGAATTGTTTTGGTTACAAgagaaaaatttccaaatttttgtGCTTGGAGAGATGAGTATATTAATTGCACCCAAAACAAGGAATATTTACCTCCAAGAGATGAATTGCTTGCCCATTTCCAAGCTCGTTTCCAAGCTGCTGCTGCTGCTTCAAAGTGA